One Methanocellales archaeon DNA segment encodes these proteins:
- a CDS encoding DUF998 domain-containing protein yields the protein MSSRPVQRMLAICGIVGPILYTIILMVIGLLRPGYNHLRQPMSELGEVGGPNAIIMNTAGFMLLGALMIAFSLGFHRGIKEGSKIGPASIAMSGVGWIAVGLFHAEPSTVNVSVMLHVMGAMLVGLGFSIAPFAIARRSRKDQRWASYRPYSLTTGLLTAILGLAFIFGGIEGWMGALQRMAVGVPLLWMEVMAIRLLRLS from the coding sequence ATGTCTAGTCGACCAGTTCAAAGAATGCTGGCCATCTGCGGCATTGTTGGCCCCATATTATACACCATTATTTTAATGGTCATAGGGCTCCTTCGACCCGGATACAACCATTTAAGGCAACCCATGAGCGAGCTCGGAGAGGTTGGGGGCCCAAATGCCATAATAATGAACACTGCAGGATTTATGTTATTGGGGGCATTGATGATTGCTTTTTCATTAGGATTTCATCGTGGCATAAAAGAAGGTTCAAAGATAGGTCCAGCTTCGATAGCAATGTCAGGCGTTGGCTGGATCGCTGTGGGACTTTTTCACGCAGAGCCGAGCACTGTAAACGTATCGGTCATGCTGCACGTAATGGGCGCCATGCTGGTAGGATTGGGGTTCTCCATCGCACCTTTCGCAATTGCCAGACGATCCAGGAAGGACCAAAGATGGGCGAGTTATCGCCCATACTCCTTGACAACCGGTTTGTTGACGGCAATTCTTGGCTTGGCATTCATCTTCGGCGGGATAGAAGGTTGGATGGGGGCCTTACAAAGAATGGCGGTGGGTGTTCCTTTACTCTGGATGGAGGTCATGGCGATACGGCTACTACGTTTATCTTAG
- a CDS encoding acylphosphatase yields the protein MNSRVHAFIIGRVQGVFFRSFVESEATSLDIRGWVRNLRDGRVEVLAEGDKDALDELLRRIREGSPRARVEKVDVIWEEYVGDLKGFRIFWL from the coding sequence ATGAACTCAAGGGTTCATGCTTTTATCATTGGAAGGGTTCAAGGAGTTTTCTTTAGGAGTTTTGTTGAATCAGAGGCGACATCCCTCGACATACGGGGTTGGGTGAGAAATCTAAGAGATGGCAGGGTTGAAGTTCTGGCCGAGGGCGATAAGGATGCTCTGGATGAATTGCTCAGGAGAATCAGGGAGGGCTCACCTAGGGCTCGGGTCGAGAAGGTCGATGTTATTTGGGAGGAATACGTTGGAGATCTGAAGGGGTTCAGAATCTTCTGGCTTTGA
- a CDS encoding helix-turn-helix transcriptional regulator — MKTRIKEFRARYDLTQEDLAKMVGARRETILFLEKGKYNPSLKLAHDIAKALKTTIDELFIFED, encoded by the coding sequence ATGAAAACCCGAATAAAGGAATTCAGAGCACGGTACGATTTAACCCAAGAGGATCTTGCCAAAATGGTCGGAGCTCGGAGAGAGACCATCCTCTTCTTGGAAAAAGGAAAGTACAATCCTTCGCTCAAATTAGCCCACGATATTGCTAAAGCCTTAAAAACGACCATTGACGAATTATTCATTTTCGAGGATTGA
- a CDS encoding 50S ribosomal protein L30e, whose amino-acid sequence MNMGRALQVVVKTGKVLMGSNETLEAVKKGTAKLVVLASNCPAHVRAEIETKVKTLDYPDTSADLGATCGKPYAVAALAVIDVGESDILAVFR is encoded by the coding sequence ATGAATATGGGTCGAGCACTTCAAGTCGTGGTAAAGACAGGCAAAGTCCTCATGGGTTCAAATGAGACCTTAGAAGCTGTTAAAAAGGGCACGGCAAAATTGGTGGTCCTTGCCTCAAACTGTCCAGCCCATGTAAGAGCAGAGATCGAAACTAAAGTTAAAACATTGGATTATCCTGATACAAGCGCTGATTTGGGGGCAACATGTGGTAAACCATATGCAGTAGCAGCACTTGCAGTGATAGATGTTGGGGAATCGGATATCTTGGCGGTGTTCAGATGA
- a CDS encoding class I SAM-dependent methyltransferase, producing MEDKKQLSPENISAPGASYFELQAYWGVTKHMGGLKATRELIELCHISKDKYVLVVGCGIGTTPCYIAKRYGCKVVGMDLSERMVDRFHKKTKRERVEHRVECMVADAQNLPFDDAIFDAVLCESVNAFVEDKQRAASEYMRVTKSGGYVGLNECIWMKVPPPELVEYISRIMGAEFPTCSWKELLEGLSEVVARIYKVGIISQWIDEVRQTDFLDFLRAWCRFLFLLLKSSDCRRFSKEALAMPKSIFGLFEYFGYEICVGRK from the coding sequence ATGGAGGATAAAAAACAATTGTCACCAGAAAATATTTCGGCACCGGGAGCCTCTTACTTTGAGCTGCAAGCTTATTGGGGCGTCACAAAACATATGGGGGGTTTAAAGGCTACAAGAGAGCTAATTGAGTTATGCCACATAAGTAAAGACAAATACGTCTTGGTTGTCGGTTGCGGCATTGGGACAACTCCTTGCTACATTGCAAAAAGATACGGTTGTAAAGTCGTGGGTATGGATCTTTCTGAAAGGATGGTTGACAGGTTTCACAAAAAGACGAAACGAGAGCGGGTTGAACATAGGGTTGAATGTATGGTGGCAGATGCACAAAATCTCCCCTTCGATGACGCAATTTTTGACGCGGTCCTTTGCGAGTCAGTCAATGCATTCGTAGAAGACAAACAGAGAGCAGCAAGCGAGTATATGCGAGTTACAAAGTCAGGGGGATACGTCGGGCTTAATGAGTGCATTTGGATGAAGGTACCACCTCCCGAGCTGGTCGAATATATATCTCGCATAATGGGTGCGGAGTTTCCGACTTGTAGCTGGAAAGAATTGTTGGAGGGACTGAGTGAGGTAGTAGCGAGAATTTATAAGGTTGGCATTATCAGTCAGTGGATTGACGAAGTTAGGCAGACGGATTTTTTAGATTTTTTAAGAGCATGGTGCAGGTTTCTCTTTCTGCTCCTAAAAAGTTCAGATTGCAGGAGGTTCTCAAAAGAAGCATTGGCTATGCCCAAGAGCATTTTCGGTTTGTTCGAATATTTTGGATACGAAATATGCGTTGGTAGGAAATAA
- a CDS encoding 30S ribosomal protein S12: MSKGLYAVRKLKKDRQKYRWSDRAYSRRMLRVGQKADPLEGAPQARGIVLEKVGVEAKQPNSAIRKCIRIQLIKNGRQLTAFCPGDGAINFIDEHDEVLVEGIGGRMGGSYGDIPGVGWKVIAVNNVSLPEMVAGRKEKPIR; encoded by the coding sequence ATGAGCAAAGGGTTATATGCAGTCAGGAAATTAAAGAAGGATAGGCAAAAGTACCGGTGGAGTGATCGCGCCTATTCTCGAAGGATGCTTCGTGTGGGTCAAAAGGCCGATCCATTAGAGGGTGCTCCCCAAGCGAGAGGTATCGTACTCGAGAAGGTTGGGGTAGAGGCAAAACAACCCAATTCTGCTATCCGAAAATGCATCAGGATACAGCTGATCAAAAACGGACGTCAATTAACTGCTTTCTGTCCAGGCGATGGTGCAATCAATTTCATCGACGAGCATGACGAAGTCCTAGTTGAAGGAATAGGTGGAAGAATGGGCGGCTCTTACGGAGATATTCCAGGTGTTGGGTGGAAGGTTATCGCTGTAAACAACGTATCATTGCCAGAGATGGTGGCAGGGCGTAAGGAGAAACCGATAAGATGA
- a CDS encoding 30S ribosomal protein S7, with the protein MSKIFGKWDFSDVKIDDLGVKQYINLNSILLPHTGGKALQQFSKSRRSIIERLINKVMRSEHNTGKKTKAYNIVKDAFDIIYAKTKENPMQSLIKAIENAGPREETVRLKYGGISVPKAVDTSSQRRVDQALMFIVQGAQRASFKNKRSIEECLASEIIAASKYDVKSFSISRKGEKERVAKAAR; encoded by the coding sequence ATGAGCAAGATATTTGGCAAATGGGATTTTTCTGATGTAAAAATTGATGATCTGGGTGTTAAGCAGTATATCAATCTGAACTCTATTTTGTTGCCTCACACGGGTGGAAAAGCCTTACAGCAGTTTAGTAAATCAAGAAGATCCATCATAGAACGTCTCATCAACAAGGTGATGCGAAGTGAGCATAACACCGGTAAAAAAACAAAAGCTTATAATATCGTTAAGGACGCATTTGACATTATCTACGCTAAAACCAAGGAAAATCCCATGCAATCCCTCATAAAAGCGATTGAAAATGCGGGCCCCAGGGAAGAGACCGTCCGCTTAAAATATGGCGGAATATCAGTTCCAAAAGCCGTAGATACCTCTTCACAGAGGAGAGTGGATCAGGCTTTGATGTTCATCGTACAGGGCGCTCAAAGAGCCTCATTCAAAAATAAGAGGAGCATAGAAGAGTGCCTTGCCTCTGAGATCATAGCTGCCTCAAAGTATGATGTGAAGTCTTTTTCGATCAGCAGGAAAGGTGAGAAAGAGCGGGTTGCGAAGGCAGCACGATGA
- a CDS encoding NusA-like transcription termination signal-binding factor has protein sequence MNVKITSEGIRYIALFESLTGAAVRDCIVDDENDRVIFVVKKGDMGIAIGKNGSNINRVKKSIGKHIEIVEYSDDACEFIANIFQPAMIKKVDILSKESKRLAYVSVVSKDKGLAIGRDGRNIQKAKILAQRHHSLDDVIIT, from the coding sequence ATGAACGTTAAGATAACCTCGGAAGGTATACGTTATATAGCGCTATTTGAGAGTTTGACCGGTGCCGCTGTAAGAGATTGCATCGTTGATGACGAAAACGATCGCGTCATATTCGTGGTCAAAAAGGGTGACATGGGCATAGCTATCGGCAAGAACGGCAGTAACATAAATAGGGTAAAAAAATCAATAGGAAAGCACATCGAAATTGTCGAATACTCAGATGACGCTTGCGAATTCATTGCGAACATATTTCAACCGGCAATGATCAAAAAAGTGGACATATTGAGCAAAGAATCTAAGCGATTAGCTTATGTGTCAGTAGTGTCTAAGGACAAAGGGCTTGCAATTGGGCGTGATGGGAGAAACATACAAAAGGCAAAAATTTTGGCCCAAAGGCACCATAGCTTAGATGATGTAATAATAACATAG